From the genome of Lotus japonicus ecotype B-129 chromosome 6, LjGifu_v1.2, one region includes:
- the LOC130726978 gene encoding probable methyltransferase PMT8, whose translation MSRGRSDGSQKKRLVASLCAVAIFIGFLYVYQGSIFGSQNSGSPALEYGSKSLKRLGASYLGADEDAADGKQDESSSSFAQGDGEGDIVPKSYPVCDDRHSELIPCLDRHFIYQMRLKLDLSLMEHYERHCPPAERRFNCLIPPPPGYKVPIKWPQSRDEVWKANIPHTHLATEKSDQNWMIVKGEKIFFPGGGTHFHYGADKYIASIAKMLNFSKNNLNNEGRLRTVLDVGCGVASFGAYLLSSNIIAMSLAPNDVHQNQIQFALERGIPAYLGVLGTKRLPYPSRSFELAHCSRCRIDWIQRDGILLLELDRLLRPGGYFAYSSPEAYAQDEEDLRIWREMSALVGRMCWRIASKRDQTVIWQKPLTNDCYMEREPGTRPPLCQSDDDPDAVWGVNMETCITPYSEHDHRAKGSELAPWPARLTSPPPRLADLGYSNEMFEKDTELWQGRVDNYFNLLSPKMSSNTLRNVMDMKAHMGSFAAALKDKDVWVMNVVPHDGPSTLKLIYDRGLIGSTHDWCEAYSTYPRTYDLLHAWTVFSDLEKKECSAEDLLLEMDRMLRPTGFIIIRDKQHVIDFVKKYLTAMHWEAVATADSSSDSEQDSNEVVLVVQKKLWLTTESFRDTE comes from the exons ATGTCGAGAGGCAGATCTGATGGATCGCAAAAGAAGCGCTTAGTTGCTTCCCTTTGTGCCGTGGCAATTTTTATTGGTTTTCTATATGTATACCAAGGATCCATCTTTGGTTCTCAAAACAGTGGTTCACCTGCACTTGAATATGGAAGCAAATCATTGAAAAGACTTGGGGCATCATATTTGGGTGCAGATGAGGATGCTGCAGATGGAAAGCAAGATGAATCTTCATCAAGTTTTGCACAGGGAGATGGGGAGGGTGATATTGTACCGAAGAGTTACCCC GTTTGTGATGATCGTCATTCAGAGTTGATTCCCTGCTTAGACAGACATTTTATCTATCAAATGAGACTGAAGCTGGatctttctttgatggaacACTATGAGAGACATTGCCCTCCTGCCGAAAGGCGGTTCAATTGCTTGATTCCTCCCCCGCCAGGATACAAG GTCCCTATTAAGTGGCCTCAGAGCAGAGATGAGGTGTGGAAAGCTAATATACCACATACTCACCTTGCAACTGAGAAGTCTGACCAGAACTGGATGATTGTAAAAGGTGAAAAGATATTCTTCCCTGGAGGGGGTACTCATTTCCACTATGGAGCTGATAAGTACATTGCATCAATTGCAAAG ATGCTCAACTTCTCCAAAAATAATCTTAACAATGAAGGAAGACTGCGGACAGTGCTTGATGTTGGCTGTGGAGTTGCTAGTTTTGGAGCTTATCTTCTTTCATCTAATATCATTGCAATGTCTTTGGCACCCAACGATGTGCATCAGAATCAGATTCAATTTGCTCTAGAAAGAGGAATTCCTGCATATCTTGGTGTCTTGGGAACTAAGAGACTTCCTTACCCAAGCAGATCTTTTGAACTTGCACACTGTTCTCGCTGCCGGATTGATTGGATTCAAAGAGATGGAATACTTCTCCTTGAGCTAGACCGGTTGCTTCGGCCGGGAGGTTATTTTGCATACTCGTCTCCAGAAGCATATGCTCAGGATGAAGAGGATCTAAGGATATGGAGAGAAATGAGTGCCCTTGTGGGACGTATGTGTTGGAGAATTGCTTCAAAGAGGGACCAAACTGTCATCTGGCAGAAGCCTCTGACAAATGATTGCTACATGGAAAGAGAACCCGGTACTCGCCCTCCTCTATGCCAGTCTGATGATGATCCAGATGCTGTTTGGGGAGTGAACATGGAAACTTGCATCACTCCTTACTCTGAAC ATGACCACAGAGCCAAGGGTAGTGAGTTAGCTCCATGGCCTGCAAGATTGACCAGTCCTCCTCCTAGATTAGCTGACCTCGGCTATTCAAATGAAATGTTTGAAAAGGACACG GAGTTATGGCAAGGAAGAGTTGATAATTACTTCAATCTCTTGAGTCCAAAAATGTCGTCAAACACGCTGCGGAATGTGATGGATATGAAAGCACACATGGGTTCATTTGCAGCTGCTCTTAAAGACAAGGATGTTTGGGTGATGAATGTTGTACCTCATGATGGACCAAGCACACTTAAACTGATATATGACCGAGGCCTCATAGGGAGCACCCATGACTG GTGTGAAGCATATTCAACATACCCCAGGACTTATGATTTGCTCCATGCATGGACTGTTTTCTCTGACTTGGAAAAGAAAGAGTGCAGCGCAGAGGATCTATTGCTTGAGATGGACCGCATGCTCAGGCCTACTGGTTTCATAATCATCAGggacaaacaacatgtgattgatTTTGTGAAGAAGTACCTCACAGCAATGCACTGGGAAGCAGTTGCAACTGCAGATTCCAGTTCTGACTCTGAACAGGATAGCAATGAAGTTGTTCTTGTTGTCCAGAAGAAATTGTGGCTCACCACTGAAAGCTTTAGGGATACAGAATAG